In Blastopirellula sp. J2-11, a single genomic region encodes these proteins:
- a CDS encoding DUF1553 domain-containing protein, which produces MRTPMRRTLCLLTLLMSPLFAGSLFADDDQAAGIRFFEQKIRPMLVKHCYECHSAESSPLQGGLQLDSKEALHLGGDSGESIVPGKPEESLLIETLHYDPLGYQMPPKGKLPAEVIADFEKWIKMGAPDPRTDDAPQVVRKTFDIDSRRDFWSFQPPHAYPAPEVKDAAWPQSKLDYFVLAKIEAAELTPSPLADRRTLIRRAYFDLIGLPPTYAEIEQFVADPDPHAYEKLIDKLLDSPHYGERWARHWLDVARYAEDNVNMGPHNGPYPNAYRYRDWVVAAINQDVPYDQFLRRQLATDFLDQTGRDDLPALGLIGLSPQNHKELMLAQISLEGVYADEWEDRVDVVSRGLLGLTVACARCHDHKYDPIAAKDYYALAGVFASVRQTTRPLISDEEIAESQPARDEVAAIEAEIATIKANQKELAKEKTEATPNRKTEIQTEVSTLAAQVKEKLEKIAQIKSATPGFVIPVADVVTEEQVRIEPLNETHQQIVFHPNQPRDLPLFIRGNISTPGETVRRRFVEVLSPSEPQPFENGSGRLELADAIVARSNPLTARVIVNRIWMWHFGEGLVDTPSNFGATGSAPSHPQLLDDLAVRFMDQGWSLKRLHREIMLSATYRQASNSPASQKADAIDPANRLLSRFPRLRLDAESYHDSVLAAGGGLDLTMGGVSGDIDNPQFRRRAIYAKISRKSLSQYLQMYDFPDPTIHAERRVETMTALQQLFMMNSPFAKRQAVRLAQLTSGGDLDTRIESIHQTLFGRNPTAEEVAVAKQYLDHSQSPTDDRSTPPYAPPRFAGSRVRADVPNLGSAYAVDFWIRNELPVTDRPITGYFFSRGESASVSADGDHLGIAGTSPANSAGKLVFFTGNRDKRHFVGRTVLTPNQWYHVTLVRDGDQVRGYLNGETEPEFMGSAPASFDTKLGELYLGGRSDRFANFHGQIAAMTIFDRVLTAAEIGRLHQESTASSDEPNYLDYSKSVLDMSPAAHWPLYESSSLAATVRDATAHQRHGKYEGKSPVGYGQANHWVLYCHALLCSNELLFVD; this is translated from the coding sequence ATGCGAACTCCAATGCGCAGGACGCTCTGTTTGTTAACGCTGCTAATGAGTCCGCTGTTCGCTGGCAGTCTTTTCGCCGATGACGATCAGGCCGCTGGGATAAGATTCTTCGAGCAAAAAATTCGGCCGATGCTGGTCAAGCATTGCTACGAATGTCATTCGGCCGAATCAAGTCCCTTGCAAGGCGGATTGCAGCTTGATTCCAAGGAAGCGCTCCATCTCGGGGGAGATTCCGGCGAGTCGATCGTTCCTGGCAAGCCGGAAGAAAGCTTGCTGATCGAAACGCTGCACTACGATCCGCTCGGCTATCAAATGCCGCCAAAAGGGAAACTGCCGGCCGAAGTGATCGCCGACTTTGAAAAGTGGATCAAAATGGGAGCGCCTGATCCGCGCACGGATGACGCGCCGCAGGTAGTCCGCAAAACGTTTGATATCGATTCGCGCCGCGACTTTTGGTCGTTTCAACCTCCGCACGCCTATCCAGCGCCAGAGGTCAAAGACGCCGCTTGGCCGCAAAGCAAACTCGATTATTTTGTGTTGGCGAAGATCGAAGCGGCGGAGCTCACTCCTTCGCCGCTGGCCGATCGTCGCACTTTGATTCGTCGAGCCTATTTTGATCTGATCGGTTTGCCGCCAACCTATGCCGAAATTGAACAGTTTGTCGCCGATCCCGATCCGCACGCGTACGAAAAGCTAATCGACAAGTTGCTCGACTCGCCCCATTACGGCGAGCGTTGGGCGCGGCATTGGCTAGACGTCGCGCGGTATGCGGAAGACAACGTCAACATGGGACCGCATAACGGCCCCTACCCCAATGCTTATCGCTATCGTGATTGGGTGGTTGCGGCGATCAACCAGGACGTGCCGTATGACCAGTTCTTACGTCGTCAATTGGCGACCGATTTTTTGGACCAGACGGGACGTGACGATCTGCCGGCGCTGGGACTGATCGGTCTCTCTCCGCAAAATCATAAAGAGTTGATGTTGGCTCAAATATCGCTCGAAGGCGTCTACGCCGACGAATGGGAAGACCGGGTTGACGTCGTTAGTCGCGGGCTGTTGGGATTAACGGTCGCATGTGCGCGCTGTCACGACCACAAATACGATCCGATCGCCGCGAAGGACTACTACGCATTGGCCGGCGTATTCGCTTCGGTGCGACAAACGACGCGGCCGCTGATTTCAGACGAAGAAATCGCCGAATCTCAACCAGCCCGGGACGAAGTCGCCGCGATCGAAGCGGAAATCGCCACGATCAAAGCGAACCAGAAAGAACTGGCGAAAGAAAAGACCGAGGCCACGCCGAACCGAAAGACGGAGATCCAAACCGAAGTCAGCACCCTTGCAGCGCAAGTTAAGGAGAAGTTGGAGAAGATCGCTCAGATCAAGTCGGCGACTCCGGGCTTTGTGATTCCGGTCGCCGACGTGGTGACCGAAGAACAAGTGCGGATCGAACCGCTGAATGAAACGCATCAACAAATCGTCTTTCATCCGAATCAACCGCGCGACTTGCCTCTCTTTATCCGGGGAAATATTTCGACGCCTGGTGAGACCGTGCGACGTCGCTTTGTCGAAGTGCTTTCGCCGAGCGAGCCGCAGCCGTTTGAGAACGGTAGCGGACGATTAGAACTGGCCGACGCGATCGTCGCGCGTAGCAATCCCCTCACGGCGCGCGTCATTGTCAATCGCATCTGGATGTGGCATTTCGGCGAGGGGTTGGTCGACACTCCTAGTAATTTTGGAGCGACCGGTTCGGCGCCCAGTCATCCGCAATTGTTAGATGATCTGGCGGTTCGCTTTATGGATCAGGGGTGGTCGCTCAAGCGGCTGCATCGGGAAATCATGCTTTCGGCCACGTATCGCCAAGCATCGAATTCGCCGGCTTCGCAAAAAGCGGACGCGATCGATCCCGCGAACCGTCTGCTGAGTCGTTTCCCTCGACTGCGATTGGACGCTGAGTCGTACCATGATTCGGTCCTGGCGGCCGGGGGCGGACTCGATCTAACCATGGGAGGAGTCTCTGGCGACATCGACAATCCGCAGTTTCGCCGTCGGGCGATCTACGCCAAGATTTCGCGTAAATCGCTTAGTCAGTATCTGCAGATGTACGACTTTCCGGATCCTACCATCCATGCCGAACGACGTGTCGAAACCATGACCGCGTTGCAGCAGCTATTCATGATGAACTCGCCGTTCGCCAAGCGGCAAGCGGTTCGTTTGGCTCAGCTAACGAGCGGTGGCGATCTTGACACGCGAATTGAGTCGATTCATCAAACTCTGTTTGGCCGTAATCCAACGGCGGAGGAAGTCGCGGTCGCGAAGCAGTATCTTGACCACTCACAATCGCCTACCGACGATCGGTCCACGCCTCCTTATGCTCCACCCCGCTTCGCTGGCTCTCGAGTTCGAGCGGATGTGCCAAATCTCGGTTCGGCCTATGCGGTTGATTTCTGGATTCGCAATGAGTTGCCGGTAACAGATCGTCCGATCACCGGTTACTTCTTTTCGCGCGGCGAGTCCGCATCCGTTTCGGCCGACGGCGATCATTTGGGAATCGCCGGCACGAGTCCCGCAAATTCCGCCGGCAAGTTGGTCTTCTTCACCGGCAATCGCGACAAGCGACACTTTGTCGGGCGAACCGTATTGACGCCGAATCAGTGGTATCACGTTACGCTGGTGCGAGACGGTGACCAGGTGCGCGGTTATTTAAACGGCGAGACCGAGCCTGAGTTCATGGGAAGCGCTCCGGCGTCGTTCGATACCAAACTGGGCGAACTCTATCTCGGGGGACGTTCGGATCGATTCGCTAATTTCCATGGGCAGATCGCCGCGATGACGATCTTTGATCGCGTTTTAACCGCTGCCGAAATTGGGCGTCTCCATCAAGAGTCGACTGCCAGCAGTGACGAGCCGAATTACCTGGATTACTCGAAGTCCGTTCTCGATATGTCACCGGCCGCCCATTGGCCCTTGTATGAGTCAAGCAGTCTAGCGGCGACCGTTCGCGATGCGACCGCGCATCAACGGCATGGGAAGTACGAGGGAAAATCGCCCGTCGGCTATGGCCAGGCCAATCACTGGGTGTTGTATTGCCATGCGTTGCTTTGCAGCAATGAATTGCTGTTTGTTGACTGA
- a CDS encoding DUF1501 domain-containing protein, which produces MNKFPMTNTSLLSRRSMLQQVGGGIGMLGLAGLCAQQATAGSKNRSTAIPQFPAKAKRVIFLSMSGGPSQIDTFDPKPHLQKYDGQRPEGTNIRTERKTGGILASNVKFAPAGESGLLFSQLLPELSKHADEMAIINSMHTDFPNHAPALCMMNLGTLTPTRPSMGSWLTYGLGTENNDLPGYLALCPGLPVVGPKLWGNAFLPGEFQGTYIDTKQATPEAMIPHLRNSELSAAAQKEQLELISAINRQHLVSRTREMDLESRITTMELAYRMQFEAMQAFDISRETESTREAYGPGKFAESCLLARRLTEHGVRMVQVYYGNGQPWDTHTDHLEKNAKLCGDIDRPIAQLLTDLKNRGLLDETLVVWGGEFGRTPTSEGGSGRDHNPFGFSMWMAGGGVKGGIRHGATDEFGFRAVHDKVHVHDLHATILHLMGIDHQKLTYEYSGRNFRLTDVHGHVVKNIIA; this is translated from the coding sequence ATGAACAAATTTCCAATGACCAACACGTCTCTCCTTTCGCGACGTTCGATGTTGCAACAGGTTGGCGGCGGTATTGGCATGTTGGGGCTTGCCGGGCTCTGCGCACAACAGGCGACCGCCGGAAGCAAAAATCGGTCAACCGCGATTCCGCAATTCCCTGCGAAGGCGAAACGGGTCATTTTTCTGTCGATGAGCGGCGGACCTTCGCAGATTGACACCTTCGATCCGAAACCGCATCTCCAAAAATATGATGGGCAGCGGCCTGAAGGGACCAACATTCGGACCGAGCGAAAAACGGGCGGGATCTTAGCTTCCAACGTCAAGTTTGCGCCGGCGGGAGAGTCAGGGCTGTTGTTCTCGCAACTGCTCCCCGAGTTGTCGAAACATGCCGATGAGATGGCGATCATCAATTCGATGCATACCGATTTCCCCAATCATGCGCCGGCCCTCTGCATGATGAACTTGGGAACGCTGACGCCGACGCGTCCTAGCATGGGGTCGTGGTTGACCTATGGTCTAGGGACCGAAAACAACGACTTGCCTGGCTATCTGGCGCTTTGTCCTGGACTGCCGGTCGTGGGACCGAAGCTTTGGGGCAACGCGTTTTTGCCGGGTGAGTTTCAAGGAACTTATATCGACACCAAGCAAGCGACGCCTGAGGCGATGATCCCTCATTTGCGCAATTCCGAGCTCTCGGCCGCAGCGCAAAAAGAACAGTTGGAGCTTATCTCGGCGATCAATCGCCAGCATCTGGTCAGCCGTACGCGTGAGATGGATCTAGAGTCGCGCATTACCACCATGGAGTTGGCCTATCGCATGCAATTTGAAGCGATGCAGGCCTTCGACATCTCGCGCGAGACGGAGTCGACTCGCGAAGCGTATGGCCCCGGCAAATTCGCCGAATCTTGCCTACTGGCTCGTCGCCTGACGGAACATGGGGTCCGCATGGTGCAGGTCTACTATGGCAATGGGCAACCGTGGGATACGCATACGGATCACCTGGAAAAGAACGCTAAACTGTGCGGTGACATTGATCGGCCGATTGCGCAGCTGTTGACCGATCTAAAAAACCGCGGCCTGTTGGACGAAACGCTGGTGGTTTGGGGAGGAGAGTTCGGACGCACGCCGACTTCCGAAGGGGGAAGCGGTCGCGATCACAACCCATTCGGCTTCTCCATGTGGATGGCCGGCGGCGGCGTCAAAGGGGGCATTCGGCATGGGGCCACCGATGAATTCGGTTTCCGTGCGGTTCATGACAAAGTTCACGTTCACGATCTGCATGCGACGATCTTGCACTTGATGGGGATCGACCATCAAAAGCTTACCTACGAATACTCGGGACGAAATTTTCGCCTGACTGACGTGCATGGCCACGTCGTGAAAAATATTATCGCCTAA
- a CDS encoding mandelate racemase/muconate lactonizing enzyme family protein yields the protein MEIVKIETAIPEQIMPGLLLLRIHTSDGLVGCGETYYAPESVASLIHDWMHHYLLGKNPLEIEKHWRFLYERTTNFGSRGAELRAISAIDLALWDIFGKATNLPIWQLLGGCVQESIRTYNSCGGPSYGGKTADSSGHIWPGHGPMGNQGPLNDYWAIMHEPVALAQELLSEGYDALKTWSFDFAAHKTNGPLHVSLEDVKTGVEPFRKIREELGGKIELILDGHGFFQLPMAIRIAQQLREFDLLWAEDLLRVDAIDTLADFREKAGIPLAVSEMFSGPDDFRLVLEKRAADYVMIDPTWVGGISQTRNITRLAQFYNLPVVMHDCTGPLTLLSGVQVAAASNNVAWQESVRAHVRMLYPKLIDTEVKIEKGHIPIPQQAGIGAGWQSDLFQSGKNQYRATTR from the coding sequence ATGGAGATCGTAAAGATCGAAACGGCGATTCCCGAGCAAATCATGCCGGGGCTTTTGCTGTTGCGGATTCATACCAGCGATGGACTGGTCGGATGCGGAGAGACCTATTACGCTCCCGAATCGGTCGCCAGTCTGATTCATGATTGGATGCATCATTATCTGCTCGGCAAAAATCCGCTGGAGATCGAAAAACATTGGCGGTTTCTCTATGAGCGCACGACAAACTTTGGTTCGCGCGGCGCCGAATTGCGGGCCATTTCCGCGATCGATCTCGCTCTCTGGGACATCTTCGGCAAAGCGACCAATTTGCCGATCTGGCAACTACTGGGCGGTTGCGTTCAAGAATCGATTCGAACTTATAACAGCTGCGGCGGACCTTCGTATGGCGGCAAGACCGCCGACTCTTCGGGTCATATTTGGCCCGGTCATGGGCCGATGGGCAATCAGGGCCCGCTCAACGATTATTGGGCGATCATGCACGAGCCGGTCGCACTTGCCCAAGAGCTGCTGAGCGAAGGTTACGACGCGCTGAAGACTTGGTCATTTGACTTTGCGGCGCACAAAACCAATGGTCCTTTGCACGTCTCGCTAGAAGATGTGAAAACCGGCGTTGAACCTTTCCGTAAGATTCGCGAAGAACTGGGAGGCAAGATCGAGCTGATCCTCGACGGACATGGATTTTTCCAGCTGCCGATGGCGATCAGGATCGCCCAGCAGCTGCGCGAATTTGATCTGCTGTGGGCCGAGGATCTGCTGCGGGTGGATGCGATCGATACGTTGGCCGATTTCCGCGAGAAGGCCGGAATCCCCTTGGCAGTCAGTGAGATGTTCAGCGGGCCGGATGACTTTCGCCTGGTTTTGGAAAAGCGTGCGGCCGACTATGTGATGATCGATCCGACGTGGGTCGGCGGAATCTCGCAAACGCGGAACATCACCCGCTTGGCGCAGTTCTACAATCTGCCGGTTGTGATGCATGATTGCACCGGACCGTTGACGCTCCTCTCCGGCGTGCAGGTCGCCGCCGCTTCCAACAACGTCGCCTGGCAAGAGAGCGTGCGCGCCCATGTGCGAATGCTCTATCCCAAGTTGATCGATACGGAAGTGAAGATCGAAAAAGGTCATATCCCGATTCCGCAGCAAGCAGGCATCGGCGCCGGCTGGCAGTCTGATCTATTCCAAAGCGGCAAAAATCAATATCGCGCGACGACCCGGTAA
- a CDS encoding peptide MFS transporter, with protein sequence MNPTNVEKEALLIHESPGNLDPPQSPQLWGHPIGLYVLFLTEMWERFSFYGMRALLVFYLTKHFLFSDEVALGLYGSYVALGYATPVIGGMLADRYLGQRLSVIFGAILMCIGHFGMAFEGAAAHTIVSPDGVTSVVRDEAALQVFYLSLALLIVGIGFLKPNIATIVSQLYPADDPRRSSAYTLFQMGIMLGAALSAGVCGYLGETFGWAYGFGTAGVGMLVGLLVFLGGQRFLRGVAEPPPHANLKKRVLGPLNTLHVIGICALAAVGMFWLFVQKTMIVGYLLGGFSLIVVTYVLVVSFFYCNRIERDRMLVLLAFQLALTFFATLFEQAGGSLNLFADRNVDRHFWGGEIQASQLQSIVPATIVLLAPLFAWLWPALSRINRNPPTPSKYAFTMVFMAAGFGVLAWATGAFSDHGSINMIWLVVAYICFGVADLIIVSVSYSTITSLSLPKIVGMMMGTSMLAISGANYLAAMFASWMALPQKGSNLAAIPIEETLVAYGTLFTWLASAAAICAIFLFLVTPALTRRMHGAQ encoded by the coding sequence ATGAATCCCACCAACGTCGAGAAAGAGGCTCTCCTGATCCACGAATCGCCTGGTAATCTCGATCCCCCGCAATCGCCGCAGCTGTGGGGACATCCGATTGGTCTCTACGTCCTGTTTTTGACCGAAATGTGGGAGCGGTTCAGCTTCTACGGCATGCGCGCCTTGCTGGTCTTCTACCTGACCAAGCACTTCCTCTTTTCGGATGAAGTCGCGTTGGGATTGTACGGATCGTACGTCGCGCTTGGTTATGCGACGCCGGTGATCGGCGGCATGTTGGCCGATCGATATCTGGGACAGCGGCTCTCGGTGATCTTTGGCGCAATTCTGATGTGCATAGGCCATTTTGGGATGGCGTTTGAAGGCGCTGCGGCCCATACGATTGTTTCTCCGGACGGAGTCACGTCTGTCGTGCGCGACGAAGCGGCGCTGCAAGTCTTCTATCTGTCCCTGGCGCTATTGATTGTCGGCATCGGCTTTTTGAAACCGAATATCGCGACGATCGTCAGCCAACTTTACCCGGCTGACGATCCACGGCGATCGTCGGCGTACACGTTGTTTCAAATGGGAATCATGCTGGGCGCCGCGCTTTCGGCTGGCGTGTGCGGTTATCTTGGCGAAACCTTTGGCTGGGCGTATGGATTTGGAACGGCCGGCGTCGGCATGCTGGTCGGACTGCTGGTCTTTTTAGGAGGGCAACGATTTCTGCGGGGAGTCGCCGAACCTCCTCCTCATGCCAATCTGAAAAAGCGAGTCTTGGGGCCGTTAAATACGTTGCATGTCATCGGCATTTGCGCGCTGGCGGCGGTCGGCATGTTCTGGCTGTTTGTCCAGAAAACGATGATCGTCGGCTATCTGCTGGGCGGATTTTCACTGATCGTAGTGACGTATGTGCTGGTCGTCTCGTTCTTCTATTGCAATCGAATCGAACGAGACCGAATGCTGGTTTTACTCGCGTTCCAACTGGCGCTCACGTTCTTCGCGACGTTGTTTGAACAGGCAGGCGGTTCGCTCAACCTGTTCGCCGATCGCAATGTTGATCGACATTTTTGGGGAGGCGAAATCCAAGCGTCGCAGCTGCAAAGCATCGTGCCGGCGACGATCGTCCTGCTGGCGCCGCTGTTCGCTTGGCTCTGGCCGGCGCTATCGCGGATCAACCGGAATCCTCCGACGCCGTCCAAGTACGCGTTTACGATGGTCTTTATGGCGGCCGGTTTTGGAGTTTTGGCCTGGGCGACCGGCGCATTTAGCGATCATGGTTCGATCAACATGATTTGGCTGGTCGTCGCTTATATCTGCTTTGGCGTCGCCGATCTGATCATTGTTTCGGTCAGTTACTCCACGATCACTTCGCTTTCTCTCCCCAAGATCGTCGGCATGATGATGGGGACTTCCATGCTGGCGATCTCCGGCGCCAACTATTTGGCCGCGATGTTCGCCTCATGGATGGCGTTGCCGCAAAAAGGAAGCAATCTTGCGGCGATCCCCATCGAAGAAACCTTGGTCGCGTACGGTACGCTGTTTACTTGGCTTGCGTCCGCCGCTGCAATTTGCGCGATCTTTCTTTTCCTGGTCACGCCGGCGCTTACCCGCAGGATGCACGGGGCGCAGTAA
- a CDS encoding zinc-dependent peptidase: MFFSWFKQRSRDRIKSQPFPPAWRTFVEDHLWQYPALTQAEQEKLQHSIAILVAEKNWEGCNGVQVDDLHKVAIAAQVGLMTLGLGEEYFNNVLSVLIYPSAYRATSQVASAGGLVIESQSDRLGEAWYRGPVVLSLPDVLEGAQSPNHARNLVIHEFAHQLDMLNGSSADGIPPMDSEEQAQNWIQHFRRAYQRQVQDCQSGHRPLVDCYGATNEAEFFAVLSEAFFQAPKHLAAADHDLFLSLRSYYQQDPLRWTH; encoded by the coding sequence ATGTTTTTTTCCTGGTTCAAACAACGGTCGCGCGACCGTATCAAAAGCCAACCGTTTCCGCCGGCTTGGCGCACGTTTGTCGAAGATCACTTGTGGCAGTACCCTGCTCTGACCCAGGCCGAACAAGAAAAATTGCAGCATTCGATCGCGATTTTGGTCGCCGAAAAGAATTGGGAAGGCTGCAACGGGGTCCAGGTGGATGACCTGCACAAGGTGGCGATCGCGGCGCAGGTAGGGCTGATGACGCTGGGACTGGGGGAAGAATATTTTAACAACGTCCTGTCAGTCTTGATTTATCCGTCGGCCTACCGAGCGACTTCGCAGGTTGCATCCGCCGGCGGCTTGGTTATTGAATCCCAGTCGGATCGACTGGGCGAAGCCTGGTATCGAGGCCCCGTCGTGTTGTCCTTGCCCGATGTGCTGGAAGGGGCCCAAAGTCCCAACCATGCGCGCAACCTCGTGATTCACGAGTTCGCGCATCAGTTGGACATGCTGAACGGCAGTTCTGCCGACGGCATCCCGCCGATGGATTCTGAGGAACAAGCGCAGAACTGGATCCAGCACTTCCGGCGCGCCTATCAGCGGCAAGTTCAAGATTGCCAATCGGGGCATCGGCCGTTGGTCGATTGCTACGGTGCGACCAATGAGGCGGAGTTCTTCGCCGTTTTATCGGAAGCCTTTTTCCAGGCTCCCAAACACCTGGCCGCCGCGGACCACGATCTATTTTTGTCGCTTCGGTCCTACTATCAGCAAGATCCGCTGCGATGGACGCATTGA
- a CDS encoding rhomboid family intramembrane serine protease — protein MDALTIQIPFTLAVLVALIVAAIWTNTHRAEIAPSDLNDWGYAPRHLPALQWRRIFTSLFFTVGGWRFYVSLIATGLFLGSLESKLGSLRAASLFLGVHLLTLCCESFLIVPPLRYLRLPLGDILHITQDVGPSAGYYGCFGAILLLNHWPAAIISLVALFLLLRVVVNLLLWGASASSLPADIAHMIAFSLGIAAGFWLLA, from the coding sequence ATGGACGCATTGACGATCCAGATTCCGTTTACCCTGGCCGTTCTTGTCGCGCTCATCGTGGCCGCGATCTGGACCAATACGCATCGAGCGGAGATCGCGCCGAGTGATCTGAACGATTGGGGATACGCGCCTCGGCATCTGCCAGCGCTGCAGTGGCGGCGAATCTTCACCTCCCTGTTTTTCACGGTCGGGGGTTGGCGTTTCTACGTTTCGCTGATCGCCACCGGTTTATTTCTGGGAAGTTTGGAATCGAAATTGGGCAGTCTACGAGCCGCATCCCTATTTTTGGGCGTTCACTTGCTGACGCTTTGCTGCGAATCATTTTTGATCGTGCCGCCGCTGCGTTACTTGCGACTTCCGTTGGGAGACATCCTCCACATAACGCAAGATGTCGGGCCCTCGGCGGGTTACTACGGATGCTTCGGCGCCATACTCCTGCTCAACCATTGGCCTGCGGCGATAATCTCTCTGGTTGCTCTATTTTTGCTGCTTCGCGTAGTCGTTAACCTCCTATTGTGGGGAGCGTCAGCGAGCAGCTTGCCGGCTGATATCGCGCACATGATTGCATTTTCGCTCGGTATCGCTGCGGGTTTTTGGTTATTGGCGTAA
- a CDS encoding ROK family protein: MIILTIDVGGTHVKLLTTELEKKRSFDSGPNLTPEQMVAGIQELTTDLEFDVVSIGVPTPVVRGKIQQEPHNLGDGWVGFDFEKAFGKPTKLTNDAAMQAMGDYHGGRMLFLGLGTGLGSAMIVDGILQPMELAHLPYKNSKTFEDYLGVRGLERLGKKKWRTAVLDVVQRLSAALEAEYVILGGGNGRLVDDLPDNTTLGANSNAFLGGFRLWDQSIGTSSVRVGDVEKSRVIRRTSDDAQQITTLFVDIGGVLLTNGWDRKSRMLAAEKFDLDYAQIDERHQFTFDKYEVGRLSLDDYLDRVIFFEERPFSRKDFQDFVFAQSQKLPDMLEFMLEVKKLNHLHVIAVSNEGRELTEHRIKEFKLGQLFDCFMSSCFVHLRKPDVEMYRQAMDVAQAKPNQIAYIDDRSMFVDIARSLGIQGIRHRSCKETKHALLALGLKVDA; encoded by the coding sequence ATGATAATCTTGACCATCGACGTCGGCGGAACCCATGTCAAATTGCTCACGACCGAGCTTGAAAAGAAACGATCGTTCGACTCGGGACCGAATCTGACGCCTGAGCAGATGGTCGCTGGCATCCAAGAGTTGACCACCGACTTGGAGTTTGACGTCGTCTCGATCGGGGTTCCCACGCCGGTCGTGCGGGGAAAGATTCAGCAAGAGCCCCACAACCTGGGTGACGGGTGGGTCGGTTTCGATTTCGAAAAAGCGTTCGGCAAGCCGACGAAGCTGACCAACGACGCTGCGATGCAAGCGATGGGCGATTATCACGGCGGGCGAATGCTCTTCTTAGGATTGGGAACAGGGCTGGGCTCGGCGATGATCGTGGACGGCATTCTGCAGCCGATGGAGCTTGCGCATCTCCCCTACAAAAACAGCAAAACGTTCGAAGACTATCTCGGCGTTCGCGGGCTCGAGCGGCTCGGCAAAAAAAAGTGGCGAACGGCGGTCTTGGATGTGGTCCAACGACTCTCGGCGGCGCTGGAAGCCGAGTATGTAATTCTCGGCGGAGGAAATGGTCGCCTGGTGGATGATCTGCCGGACAACACCACGCTTGGCGCCAACAGCAACGCTTTTCTCGGCGGATTTCGCTTGTGGGATCAATCGATTGGGACTTCCTCGGTACGCGTAGGCGACGTCGAGAAGTCGCGGGTAATCCGCCGCACCAGCGACGATGCGCAGCAGATCACCACGTTATTTGTGGATATCGGCGGCGTGTTACTGACCAATGGGTGGGATCGCAAATCTCGGATGTTAGCTGCAGAAAAATTCGACCTGGACTATGCGCAAATCGACGAGCGACACCAGTTTACTTTTGACAAATATGAAGTCGGTAGACTGAGTTTAGACGACTATCTGGATCGCGTGATCTTCTTTGAGGAGCGCCCTTTTTCGCGTAAGGATTTCCAAGACTTCGTTTTCGCTCAGTCCCAGAAACTTCCTGACATGCTGGAGTTTATGCTGGAAGTCAAAAAGTTGAATCACTTGCATGTCATCGCCGTCAGCAATGAAGGACGCGAATTGACCGAGCATCGAATCAAGGAGTTCAAGCTTGGCCAGTTGTTCGACTGCTTTATGTCTTCCTGCTTCGTCCATTTGCGTAAGCCGGATGTCGAAATGTACCGCCAGGCGATGGACGTCGCTCAAGCGAAGCCCAATCAGATCGCCTATATCGATGACCGCTCGATGTTTGTCGACATCGCTCGCAGCTTAGGCATCCAAGGCATTCGTCATCGATCTTGCAAAGAAACGAAACATGCGCTGCTCGCGCTGGGGCTCAAGGTCGACGCGTAG